One window of Watersipora subatra chromosome 3, tzWatSuba1.1, whole genome shotgun sequence genomic DNA carries:
- the LOC137391590 gene encoding TBC1 domain family member 7-like, with product MTSSEREDSIQNFRSSYYHKLGSTTTSGVEEKKKLVKLLNMQPLDLRKLEQFCQHLHVPNDYRLELWKIILKIAPIYQSTNEYVAVQRLEHFTELSHIVDLLRIIPSDHDNYTTYKCVMMYLVEEKTFLVDFKQICKLAEALLCFNIAKAVRWMDLNDCDTYWVTRNFTTLVRQRIHPHIPCLVEKSYQNMQREDLDGKLSEHLRTVGAYDKLPFHEWFYDCFSSALPEATYARVWDKVISGSTAVLVNVAVALLLINRRAILFRKTTPEILNLLSQITVETGEEGVRRGIELWQRNGGKLTPNSARASPAVLSDRSPTPTLVQF from the exons ATGACATCAAGTGAGAGAGAAGATTCTATCCAGAACTTTCGGTCGAGCTACTACCATAAGTTGGGCTCAACTACTACATCTGGTGTTGAAGAAAAGAAAAAGCTTGTTAAACTTTTGAATATGCAACCACTAGACTTGAGGAAACTTGAGCAGTTCTGTCAACATCTACACGTGCCTAATGACTACAGACTTGAACTCTGGAAAATTATTTTAA AAATTGCTCCCATCTACCAGAGTACGAATGAATATGTAGCAGTACAAAGACTTGAACATTTTACTGAGCTATCACATATAGTTGATCTCTTGCGTATCATCCCTTCGGATCACGATAACTACACTACGTACAAGTGCGTGATGATGTATCTCGTTGAAGAAAAAACCTTCTTGGttgattttaaacaaatatgCAAACTTGCTGAAGCTTTGCTCTGCTTCAACATAGCCAAAGCTGTTAGATGGATGGACCTTAATGATTGTGATACATATTGGGTAACCCGTAATTTCACAACTTTGGTGCGACAGAGAATTCATCCTCACATACCATGTCTG GTAGAGAAGTCATACCAAAACATGCAACGGGAGGATTTGGATGGCAAACTCTCTGAGCACTTGCGTACGGTTGGTGCCTATGATAAGCTCCCATTTCATGAGTGGTTTTATGATTGTTTCTCATCAGCTCTTCCTGAGGCTACATATGCAAG GGTGTGGGACAAGGTGATTTCAGGGTCAACAGCCGTGCTAGTGAATGTGGCCGTCGCTCTTCTACTCATCAATCGCAGGGCTATTCTTTTTAGGAAGACAACTCCTGAGATTCTCAATCTACTAAGCCAG ATTACAGTGGAGACTGGTGAAGAAGGCGTTAGAAGGGGTATTGAACTCTGGCAGAGAAATGGAGGCAAGCTTACGCCCAACAGTGCACGAGCCTCTCCAGCTGTTTTGAGTGACAGATCTCCTACTCCGACATTAGTGCAGTTCTGA